The Chryseobacterium suipulveris genome window below encodes:
- a CDS encoding pyridoxal phosphate-dependent aminotransferase, producing the protein MPKISLRAQNMPASPVRKLVPYALQAKQKGIKVYHLNIGQPDIETPQTALDAVKNNHLKIYEYALSEGNLEYRQALQDYYHRLGFTDLTTNDFIVTNGGSEALNFAISTLCDDGDEVIIPEPYYANYNGFANTFKVNVVAVPSSIDTGFALPPVEEFEKKITDKTRAIIICNPGNPTGYLYTREELEKLAQIALKHDIVIISDEVYREYVYDGKQQISMLEFKELKDHCIIVDSESKRYSMCGARIGCMITRSKKIHDAAMLFAQARLSPVLLGQIAAAAAHHNDTEYILRVREEYTKRRNLMVDLLNGIPGVICPKPQGAFYCGVELPIDDSDKFAQWLLEHYSHNNETIMVAPMSGFYSDPELGKKQVRMAYVLKEDDLRRSVELLNDALQKYKIEFNL; encoded by the coding sequence ATGCCGAAAATTTCTCTTAGAGCCCAAAATATGCCGGCTTCACCGGTTCGAAAGTTGGTTCCTTATGCGCTGCAGGCGAAGCAGAAAGGGATAAAAGTATATCACCTGAATATTGGGCAACCCGATATCGAAACGCCGCAAACCGCTTTGGACGCTGTGAAAAACAACCACCTTAAGATTTATGAGTACGCGCTTTCCGAAGGGAATCTGGAGTACAGACAGGCGTTGCAGGATTATTACCACCGATTGGGATTCACCGATTTGACGACCAACGATTTCATCGTGACCAACGGAGGTTCGGAGGCGCTGAATTTTGCCATTTCCACATTGTGCGACGATGGCGACGAGGTGATTATTCCTGAACCTTATTATGCGAACTACAACGGTTTTGCCAATACTTTCAAGGTGAATGTAGTGGCAGTTCCTTCGTCGATTGATACGGGTTTTGCGCTGCCTCCTGTTGAGGAATTCGAGAAAAAAATTACCGATAAAACCAGAGCGATTATCATCTGCAATCCTGGGAATCCTACCGGATATCTTTATACGAGAGAAGAGCTTGAAAAGTTGGCGCAGATTGCCTTGAAACACGACATCGTGATTATTTCCGACGAAGTGTACCGTGAATATGTTTATGATGGAAAGCAGCAGATTTCAATGCTTGAGTTTAAGGAGTTGAAGGACCACTGCATCATCGTCGATTCCGAATCAAAAAGGTATTCGATGTGTGGCGCAAGAATCGGCTGTATGATTACCCGTTCGAAGAAAATACACGATGCGGCAATGCTTTTCGCACAGGCAAGATTGAGTCCGGTTTTGCTCGGACAGATCGCGGCAGCTGCAGCGCACCACAACGATACGGAATACATCCTGAGAGTGCGTGAAGAATATACCAAAAGAAGAAACCTAATGGTTGATTTGTTAAACGGGATTCCCGGAGTAATCTGCCCTAAACCTCAAGGTGCTTTTTACTGCGGTGTAGAGCTTCCGATCGACGATTCCGACAAGTTTGCGCAGTGGCTTTTGGAACACTATTCCCACAACAACGAAACCATTATGGTCGCGCCGATGAGTGGTTTCTACAGCGATCCCGAACTTGGAAAAAAACAGGTGCGGATGGCTTATGTTCTGAAGGAAGACGATTTGCGAAGAAGCGTGGAACTGCTGAACGACGCGCTGCAGAAATATAAGATTGAGTTTAATCTGTAA
- a CDS encoding M3 family metallopeptidase — MKNITSVLLISSLAFNSSCTTMKNTENTNTEVPVSDAALANNPFMKKSALQYQAPEFDKIKDEHFQPAFDFGLKQQLAEIEKIANSRSVATFENTVLPLEQSGAVLNRAKIIFDNLTGSNTNPYLQKLEEEYAPKFAAQNDKIYLNDNLYQRIKSIDLNSLKGEDRRLTEYYLQKFEIAGANLSASDKDKVKKINEELATLSTQFSNRLLDARKNGAVLIDNVKELDGLSADEIAAAASDAKKAGHDGKYLLALLNTTQQPLLQNLKNRATREKLFKASWFRAEKGNADDTRSILERQAKLRMEKAHLQGKKSFAEWKLQDQMAKNPENAMNLLAQLAKPGVEAATKERDEIQKLIDSQKGGFTVEPWDWNFYAEQVRKAKYDLDENQIKPYFEVKTVLEKGVFFAAEKFYGITFKERKDLPVYHPDVMVYEVFDRDGKSLAIYYLDFYTRNNKNGGAWMSNFVEQSHLLGQKPVIVNVFNYQKPAEGKPSLISYDDVSTMFHEFGHTLHGLFADQKYVSISGTNTPRDFVEFPSQINEFFALEPEVLKNYAIHYQTKQPMPQSLVDKIKNAGTFNQGYSTTELVSAATLDMNWHSVTDESQFRPTLEFEKNVLNKYGFTLNAVPPRYHSPYFAHIWGGGYSAGYYAYMWSDMLNADAWDWISKNGGMTRANGDRFRKYILSVGNSVDLNQAFKDFTGRTPSIKPLLINKGFMK, encoded by the coding sequence ATGAAAAATATTACATCCGTTTTATTAATTTCTTCGCTGGCGTTTAATTCCAGCTGTACGACGATGAAAAACACTGAAAACACAAACACCGAAGTTCCCGTTTCTGACGCGGCTTTGGCGAACAATCCCTTTATGAAGAAGAGCGCGCTTCAATACCAAGCTCCGGAATTCGACAAGATTAAGGACGAACACTTTCAACCTGCGTTTGATTTTGGCTTGAAGCAGCAACTCGCGGAAATAGAAAAAATCGCAAACAGCAGATCGGTGGCGACTTTTGAAAATACCGTTTTACCGCTCGAACAAAGCGGAGCAGTATTAAATAGGGCTAAAATTATTTTTGATAATCTCACGGGTTCCAACACCAATCCGTATCTGCAGAAACTGGAAGAAGAGTATGCTCCAAAATTTGCAGCGCAGAACGATAAAATTTATCTGAACGACAACCTTTACCAAAGAATAAAGTCGATCGACCTGAACAGTTTAAAAGGCGAAGACCGACGGTTAACCGAATATTACCTGCAGAAATTTGAGATCGCGGGTGCGAATCTTTCCGCTTCCGATAAGGATAAAGTGAAAAAAATCAATGAGGAGTTGGCGACGCTTTCCACACAGTTTTCCAACAGACTTCTCGATGCGAGAAAAAACGGAGCTGTGCTGATTGATAATGTAAAGGAACTCGACGGACTTTCTGCCGACGAAATTGCCGCCGCAGCTTCTGATGCCAAAAAAGCGGGACACGACGGGAAATACCTTTTAGCTTTGCTAAATACAACTCAACAACCGCTTCTTCAGAATTTGAAAAATCGTGCGACACGTGAGAAACTCTTTAAAGCTTCCTGGTTCCGTGCCGAAAAAGGAAATGCCGACGATACTCGAAGCATTCTTGAAAGACAAGCAAAACTAAGAATGGAAAAAGCACATTTGCAGGGAAAAAAATCTTTCGCAGAATGGAAACTCCAGGACCAGATGGCGAAGAATCCAGAAAACGCAATGAACCTTTTGGCGCAGCTCGCAAAACCCGGAGTTGAAGCCGCAACCAAGGAACGCGACGAGATCCAAAAGCTGATCGATTCGCAGAAAGGCGGTTTCACCGTCGAACCTTGGGACTGGAATTTCTACGCAGAACAAGTGAGAAAAGCAAAATATGATTTGGACGAAAACCAGATCAAACCGTACTTTGAAGTGAAAACCGTTTTGGAAAAAGGAGTGTTTTTTGCTGCCGAAAAATTCTACGGAATTACCTTTAAAGAAAGAAAAGATTTGCCGGTTTACCATCCTGATGTGATGGTATATGAAGTTTTCGACCGCGACGGGAAGTCGCTTGCAATCTACTACCTCGACTTTTATACCAGAAACAACAAAAACGGTGGAGCGTGGATGAGCAATTTTGTGGAGCAGTCGCATCTTTTGGGTCAGAAACCGGTGATTGTGAATGTCTTCAATTACCAAAAACCAGCCGAAGGAAAACCTTCATTGATTTCTTATGATGATGTTTCCACCATGTTCCACGAGTTTGGGCATACTCTGCACGGACTTTTTGCCGACCAAAAATATGTTTCGATTTCGGGTACGAATACGCCGAGAGATTTCGTGGAGTTTCCTTCGCAGATCAACGAATTTTTTGCGCTCGAACCTGAAGTGCTGAAAAACTACGCCATCCATTATCAAACCAAGCAGCCGATGCCGCAATCTTTGGTGGACAAAATCAAAAATGCGGGAACTTTCAACCAGGGATATTCTACAACTGAACTGGTTTCTGCGGCGACTTTGGATATGAACTGGCATTCCGTGACCGACGAATCGCAGTTCAGACCCACTTTGGAATTCGAGAAAAATGTTTTGAATAAATATGGGTTTACGTTAAACGCAGTTCCGCCGAGATACCATTCTCCGTATTTCGCACACATTTGGGGTGGTGGTTATTCTGCAGGATACTACGCCTACATGTGGAGCGATATGCTGAATGCCGATGCTTGGGACTGGATCTCGAAAAATGGTGGAATGACGAGAGCAAACGGTGACCGATTCAGAAAATATATTCTGTCCGTTGGGAATTCTGTAGATCTGAATCAGGCGTTCAAAGATTTCACCGGAAGAACACCGAGCATTAAGCCGTTGTTGATTAATAAAGGGTTTATGAAATAA